The Candidatus Bathyarchaeia archaeon DNA segment TCCGCGTTAAAAGACACAACAATTTTAAACGCAACGGTTCTCGTCAACACAACGCCGATTTTTTCAGTTTTTATCTCCGCTTTCGTGTTTAAGCTTAAGCCTTCTGTTTTGGCGATGGTTGGTTTGGCTTTGTCTTTTGTAGGCTTATGTGTTATTGGTTATGCTGAAACAGTAACTTCGCAGAATCAGTTTGTAGGAGTTTCTCCAAGTTTAAAGGGCGATTTAGAAGCTGTTTTAGCCGCTTTGCTTATCGCCTTATATCTTAATTATGGAAGAAAAGTGCGAAGTCAAATGTCAATATTTGCTTTAATGCTGCCCATCTACGCGTTTGCCGCAATCACAATTGGAGTTTTGAACATTTTCATAACTAATTCAACGTTTACGATGCCATTTAATATGGAGATTATTCTCCCGCTAGTAGGTCTGGGCATACTGCCAACAGCAATTGCACACACGCTATACTTTTCTTCTTTGTCCAACCTCAAATCTTTCGAAACTGCCACTTTAGCTCTTCTTGAACCAGTCGGCGCAACCATTTTAGGAGTAGCATTATTTCAAGAAATACCCGCCTACCAGTTTGTTTTGGGCGCTGTTCTAGTTTTGTTGGGAATCATTTTTATAGTTAAGGAGAAAGTTTGAAGATATTCAAGTTTGACGAAACAGATAAAAAAGGACGAGAAGTATTAATGGCTAAAACAGGTTGAGACGATGGCTGCTAACGATAAAATATTGAAGGCATTAAAAACTGCGATGAAATACATGGCCGATTCGGTTTCAGCATTGAAAAAGAAAGATGAAAATTCATTTGCTGATAGCCTCTGGCATGCTGCGGCTGAGCTGGAATACGCACTGTTTCTGTTTTCAATAATGTTTCCGAACGAAAACGAAACGGCAAAGTGGAAGCCAAACCCGGATTTAAAGAAAATGGAAACAGGCGCACTTTTGACCGAAGCTCATAGTCTTCTTGAAGACGCTGAGAAACACATGGCAAGTAAGAAACTTTTAGACTCTTACAAAAGCGCTTACGTGGCGAGACATTACCTTTTGAAGACTCAAGAAGACCTTGCAAAAAAGAAGCGTGAAGCGTTCAAAAAGAAACAGTGAAATTATTCTTCTTCAGCGACTTTCTTTTCTTTAACGACTAACGAATTTTCTTCGCCGCCTATCACTCTGTAATACTCTTTGAGTTCTTTTTTGTGTAGAAACTTCTTTAGAAGCACTCGAAGATACTTTTTCGAAACACTTTGTTTTTCGCCTTTTACAGTTATTGAATCCGCTCCAGCGGCTATTTCCGCTGTGGTTTTCTCTTTTAGATAGTCAGCTAATTCTTTGATTATGTCGGCGCCTTCTCTTTTTAGTTCTGATATGTCAATTTTCATTTCCGCCATGCATGCTCACCTCACTTTCGAACCATTATGACTCTTACTTGGTCACACGCGTCCTCGCAAGCGTCTGCTATTAATTCTATAGCTTCGAAGAGCTGTCCTATTAAGACTGCGACTCCAGCGTTTGGTAAATCTTCTTTTCCTAAGAGAGTTCTAGCTTTTTCATGTATGTCGTCAACTTTTTCTTCTTCGCGTTCCACAGCGTCTGCTGCTTGAAGGGCTTCTTCTGGTTTCGTCATCATTTTGTTTACGCATTTTTGGAGGGAAACTGCGCATTCTTTGACGCTTTTTATCATTTCCACAAATTCTTCCTTAATCGAGTCTGGCACTTTTTCCATTGGTATTGCTCCTAATACACGTGTGGATTCTCTGCTCCAGTCTGCAACCATGTCAACTCTCTTCACAAGGTCCATTAGGTCTGCTCTGTCCACGGGTGAAAGTTCACCTTTTGAGATTTCATCCATGACTTTTCTTCTTAACGCGTCTGCTTCTCTTTCGCTTCCCGTTACGCGCTCCACGTATTCTTTCATTTCGCTTTTGTTGCCTTTTACTGCCGCGCTTATTGCTTTTTCCAAGTCTTCAACTATTCCCGTTGTTAAAGCTAAGTGGCGTTGTATGGTTGCTAATGCTTTAGTTTCTCTTCTTTTCTCAAACCATTTTATGAGTTCACTCAACTGCTATTTCTCCTCTTAATCCTGCTTCTGGATACTGGAATACATGTGTTTTTTCTGGTGGAAACTGCACATTTACTTTCTCGTTTACGTTAAACCATTCTTCAGTTAGGGAAGGCTTAACGATAACTATTAAATCTTGGTTTTCAAGCCTTATTTCGTAGCGCACGTTTGTTCCTTCAAAGGTTACTCTTTCTATTGTGCCTGAAACGGCGTTTTTGTTTGTTCCTTTTTCAACTATTATAGTTTCTGGTCTTATGGCTAAGACGACTCTCTCGCCAATTTTTATGTTCTTGTCAATTGCTTGAACTTTTATTCCGCCTCGAAGCTCTATTGTCGCTCTTTTACCGTTCGCGCTGGATATGTAGCCTTCTAGAAAGTTTGATTCTCCAATGAAATGTGCCACAAAAATGCTCTGCGGGTTCATGTAAAGCTCGTTTGGAGTGCCAACCTGTAACACTTTTCCTTTTTTCATCACTGCGATTCTGTCTGAGATTGCCATGGCTTCTGATTGGTCGTGGGTCACGTGTATGGCTGTTAACCCCAAATCCTTGGACATTTTCCTTATTTCATATCTTAATTCATTTCTGACTTTTGCGTCTAACTGTCCAAGGGGCTCGTCTAAAAGTAGCAGTTTGGCTCCTGCAGCTAGGGCTCTCGCCACAGCGATTCTCTGCATCATTCCTCCGCTTAGCTCGTTTGGAAAAGCGTCTAACCGCTCATGAAGTCTAACCATTTCAAGCACTTCGTGTCCTATTGTTTCTGCTTTTTTCATGTCGAAGCCTTTCACGCGCGGACCGTAGGTTACGTTGTTCCAAGCGTTCATGTGTGGAAACAGTGCGAAGGTTTGGAAGACGAATCCGATGTCTCTGTCTTCTGGTGGAACATCATTCACAAGCTTGTCTCCAATGTAGATTTCGCCTTCGTCTGGCTGAATTAATCCAGCAATAAGCCGCAGTAAGGTTGTTTTTCCGCACCCGCTTGGACCGAGCAGTGAGAAGTATTCTTTGTCGCGGATGTGGAGGCTCACGTTGTTTACCGCAAGGATTTTTCCAAATTTTTTTGTTACGTTGACGATGCGGACATCTGGCATCTGTTAGCCTCCTTCACCCACCGCGTTTGTTTTGGTTGTCTTTGCATAAATTTTAAGCGGTATATTAATCATGCTAGTATCTTCCTTTTCCTCTTACAATGAGTCTTAATGCAAGTAGAATGATGAATGAGAACAGAATTAAGTATCCACAGCCTAAACCAATCTCTAATGGGGTAGCTGGCACTTTCTGTACACCAAGCCGAGGAACCCAATCTACAAGAACCACTGGCGCGGTTTTTAATGTTGTTACTACGGCTACTGTTGCGCCTGTTTCGCTTACGCTTCTTGTGAACACCATTATTGCGCCTGAAAGGATGGAGTATTTAGTTAATGGGAAGATTATTGTTCTGAAAACTCCGAGGGGTTTGGCGCCGAGGGTTCTCGCGGCTTCTTCCAAGTCTGCGCTTATTCTTTCTGTGGCTGCGGACATGGACCTCACAAAGTATGGGTAAGTAATTGCTAAGTGCGCAAAAATTAGCAGCAGCATTTCAGGCATGAAGGCAAAGGTGTCTTTCCAGAAAAATTTAAGCGAGACGCCGAGGGCTATTGAAGGAACGATTAACGGAATATTCACGAGCACATCCAGCGTCCCCGAGAGCAGTTTTCCAAACTTTCTTCGTGCAATAAGTATCGCCATTGGCAATCCTATCACAACATTTAAAATTGTGACTACTGCACCCAGAAAATATGAGATGAGAATACTCTGCCAATAGTCTCCCCAAATGCCTCCTCCAGAAAGCGACTTTGGCAGCGTGTCAGTGAAGATAGCTTGAAGCGCGGGCAACGCTACGAAAAGGGATGGAATAAGCACTATTGCAAGAAATATCAAAAGCGTAACACTGTTTCTGGAAGTTGTCGCTTTTGAATAGCTCAGTTTTCTCTCCCATGAGGGCCATATCTTTTTTGCTGGAATTTTTAGTCTTGGTCCTAAGATGCGGATTACTGCAAAGATGGCTACGGCGATGGCGATAAGTATGAAGCTTGCGAATGCTAAAGAGCCTTCATATGTGGATTTGCCAACTGTGCCTGCTTTGAAATCGTTTGTAACGTTTTGTATGAAGACTGGACCGTTTTCGAATGCTCCGGCAACCATGAAGGTTGCGCCAGTTTCCGAAAGTGATCTTGCAAAAGCTAGTATGAAGGCTGCTATTAATGAAGGCTTAATGATTGCGAAGGTGACGGTTCTTGACGCTGTGAAGGGCGGCGCGCCAAGCGTTCTAGAAGCCTGTTCATATTCAATTTTGTAGTCAAGTAATGCTCCGACGATTACTCGTACTACTACTGGATAGGAGAATGTGAAGTGGAGTAGGATGACGAGAAGCCAGCCTGGCGAAGCAAGCGGGTTTCCGAAAAGGCCGGATATTCCGTTTGGTTCGCTCCAGAACAGCAATAGCGAATAGCCAAGCGCAGCCGTGGGCACTACGAATGGAATGTCTGCTAACGTGTCAAGAACGTTTAGCCATTTTGATTTTCCGCGTGTGATGAGCCACGCCATTGGAATTCCAGTAACCACGTCTAAGGCTGAAACGAGTAAGGCTACTAGGAACGAGTTTTGAACAGCGTTCAGCGAGCGTGACATGAGGTCTGGCTGGTCTAGAACCGTTTGCATTGCGTTCCATTTTACGATTATTCCAAGAAGTGGAGGCAGCAGTATCAATGCGAAAAATAGAATTACAGCAGTTAAGTATACTGTGTACTTGACGCTTTTTTTTGATGAAATCCTATCTAGTGCTTCTGTGATTTTGCGTTTATGCAAGCTTTCTCCGCCTAAACTTCACTCCAACAATTCTTGAATCGCGTATCTTCTGTGATTCGTTGTTTTAGCTGATAAATTTTCCTTAGAAAAAGGTGTCAGTTCGCCCGTCGAGTCACATCACTGCTTTGGCTCTGTTGACTCTCTGCTTCATCATCCAAACTGAAAGTGAAGGTGCGATAAGACTTAAGGTTTTTGTGTTGTAAACTTTTATGTGTAGTAATGTGGTGTGTGAGATTATGGATGTGTTAGAGGCTATTAAGGGAAGAAGGAGCATTCGCGCTTTCGAAAGTCGAAACGTGCCAGACGAGCTTGTTGAAAAGCTGATTGATGCGGCTCGTTGGGCGCCTTCGGCTGGAAACATTCAACCGTGGGAATTCGTTGTTGTTCGCAAGTCAGAAATCAAAAGAATGCTTGCTGAAGCTGCGCTTAACCAATCGTTTATTGAAGAAGCGCCCGTTGTGATTGTTGTTTGTGCAAATGAGAATCGTTCCATGCAGGGCTACGGCGTCCGCGGCAAAACTCTATATTGCATACAAGACACGGCGGCTGCTATCCAAAACATTCACTTAACTGCTTATTCTCTTGGACTGGGCACGTGTTGGGTTGGCGCTTTCAAAGAAGAAAAAGCAAAAGAAATTTTGAAGGCTCCGCAGGGAATAAGACCAGTAGCTATAATTCCCGTTGGCTATCCAGCCGAAACTCCTCCGCCGAGAAACAGAAGACCAATAAGTCAAATAGTCCACTACGAAACTTTCTAAACAAAAATGAAATTTTAATATCTCTGCATGTACACTTTAGTTTGTGAGGTTAATTATTGCGGTATGCCGTAATTGCTGATGCTTACGAAAAAATCGAAGCTACAACTAAACGCTTAGAAATGACCGACCTTCTAGTTGACCTTCTTAAAAACACGCCAAAAGGCATAATCGACAAAGTCGTATACCTAACCCAAGGCAAATTATACCCAGACTTTGTCGGTCTCGAAATAGGTGTGGCAGAAAAGCTTGCAGTAAAAGCTCTCGCAAGGGCTTCTGGAAGAAGCGAAAGCGAAATTGAAGAAGACTTGAAAATAAGCGGAGACATAGGCGAGACCGCCCAGAAACTTATTGCAAAAAAGAAGCAAGTAACCTTTTTCCAACAGCCCTTAACAGTTCAAAGGGTTTACGAAACACTAGATAAAATGGCTAAGGCTTCTGGCTCAGGCGCTGTTGATACTAAAATGTCTCTTTTGGCTGGGCTTCTGGCAGACGCAACTCCAAAAGAAGCAAAATACATAATGCGCACCGTCACGGGAAACCTACGCTTAGGCATAGCTGACATGACAGTTCTCGACGCTTTAGCAATAGCCTACGGAGGCGGAAAAGAAACCCGCGAACACATAGAACGCGCCTACAACATTTCCTCAGACCTCGGAAGAGTCGCCCAAGTCGCAGCCGAAAAAGGATTAGAAGGCATCAAAAAATTCCAAGTCATAGTTTTCGAGCCAATCCGACCCATGCTGGCCGAAAGACTCTCCTCGCCCGAAGAAATACTGGACAAACTTGGCGGGAAATGCATAGCCGAATACAAATATGACGGCGAAAGAATTCAAGCCCACAAAAAAGGCGACCAAGTTATCCTCTATTCCAGACGCTTAGAAAATATCTCCAACCAATACCCAGATGCCGTCGAACTAATCAAAAAACACGTAAAAGCAAAAGACGCCATTCTCGAAGCTGAATGCGTCGCTATAGACCTCGAAACAGGCGAAATGCGCCCCTTCCAAGAACTAATGCACCGCAGACGCAAATACGAAATCGAAAAAGCCATGGAAGCCTACCCAGTCTCGCTTTTCATGTTCGACGCGCTTTACGTTGACGGCAAAGACCTAACACTAGAACCCTACCCAATCCGCCGAAAAACACTCGAAGAAACAATACAAGAAAGCGAAAGAGTACAAACAGCCAAAAGCCTAATCACCAGCAACGTGAAAGAACTAGAAAAATTCTTCCTAGAAGCCATCGAAAACGGCTGCGAAGGACTCATGTGCAAATCCATCGCTGCAGACTCCGTTTATCAAGCCGGCGCAAGAGGATGGCTATGGATAAAATACAAACGCGACTACAAAAGCGAAATGACAGACACCGTCGACCTAGTCATCGTCGGCGCATTCCACGGCAGAGGAAAACGCGCCGGAACCTACGGCGCCCTACTCTTAGCAGCTTACAACCCCGAAAGCGACACTTTCGAAACCGTAACAAAATGCGGGACAGGCTTTACAGACGAAGATTTGGAAAAACTGCCAAAAACAATGCAAAAACACATTGTGCAACATAAACATTCAAGAGTCAATTCGTTGCTTGAAGCTGATGTTTGGTTCGAGCCCGTCGTGGTGATTGAAATTTTAGGCGCAGAAATAACCCTTAGTCCAATCCACACGTGTGCTATGGACTCGATAAGAAAAGGAAGCGGGCTGGCAATACGGTTTCCGCGGTTCACGGGAAATTATAGACTTGACAAGGCAGCAGAAGATGCGACCACAACTGAAGAGATTGTTGAGATGTATAAAAGTCAACTCAAAACAATCACAGAATAATAGGCAAGAGTTATTCTGATAGTTTATGCAATTTTTAAATGATACATTTTTTAGGTTATTTGGAGATTTTCGCAAGATTTTAAAGCAAGGAAACCTTAAAATATAATTTGGCATAGAACCCTGTTTAGTTGGTTCTATGTTGCGAAATTGAAAGGAGAAAGGAAAATGAAAAAGAAAATAATCACTTTTCTAATGTTAACCTTACTACTAATAAGCACACTAGGAACAACATTAATCATAAACCCTTCTTTGGCAAAAGAAAACGAAAATACCCTTTCTGATGAAGATTTTATAAAAACAGTTAACGAGAAAACCGTTAACTCAAACACCCAAAAAAGCAAAGACTCCAAAGCTTCACGTGGAACCACAGATGGATGGAATTTTAACGATACAAACGCTTGGAAAAACTTCACTTACACAAATGGCGATAAGACTCGCCTAATAGTTGGGTTAGAAGATGAAAACCCTGAAAGTCTCAATGAATTAGCGGAAATAGCCGCAAAATATCAAGCAGAAATCGTCAACACCATTTCAATAAGAGGAAGAGTTAAAGCCGCTGTTGTTGAGCTCTCTTTCGCATCAGTAGCAACATTTGCCCAAGACGCAAAAATCATGGAACTAGCCAGCTACGTGGAACCCAACATGAAAGTTCAAACCCAATGGGTTCCCAACGACCCATACTGGACAAATCAGTGGGGTCCACAGAAAATAGAGGCAGACTGGGCATGGAACATCACCACCGGCAGTTCAGAAGTCCTCGTAGCTATTGTCGACACTGGCATTGACTATACACATCCAGACCTTGTAGCAAACTACGCGCCTTTAGGCTTTGACTGGGTAAACATGGATGCAGACCCGAAGGACGATTTTGGACACGGGACTCACTGTGCAGGCATAGTTGCAGCAGTACTGAACAATAGCATTGGCGTGGCGGGTTTAGCGCAAGTACGCATAATGTCAGAAAAAGTTCTCGACAGTGGAGGTTACGGCTACTGGGATTGGGTTGCAAACGGAATAATTCACGCAACTGACAGTGGAGCCGACATAATCAGCATGAGCTTGGGCGGTTATGGCGACAGCGAACTAGTCCACTCAGCAGTCAAATACGCCTATGATTCAGGAGTCCTCATAGTCGCCGCCGCAGGAAACGACAACACCAACATGAAATCATACCCTGCTGGCTACGACGAAGTAATCGCTGTAGCAGCAACAGACCAATACGACAACAAAGCATACTTCTCCAACTGGGGCGACTGGATTGAACTAGCAGCGCCAGGCGTCGACATATACTCAACAATGCCCACTTACTGGGTAACCATGAACAACTATGGCTTTCCAATGAATTACGCTTATATGAGCGGCACTTCAATGGCATGCCCCCACGTGTCCGGATTAGCCGCTTTAGTATTGAGTTTGCATCTTGAAAAGTCGAGAGACTGGTTAAGACTGTGGCTACGATATACAGCTGACGACTTAGGTAGCCCGGGCTTTGACGTTTATTATGGTTATGGTAGAATAAATGCAAGAAAAGCCGTTGGGCAGACCCCGCCAGAACATGAACTTATTGCCTATGCATGGCAAACACCACCATACGTTAAGCCTGGAACTTCAGAAACCATAAACGCAACTATACTTAATTTTGGAGAATACAACGAAACAGACGTAATTGCGCAACTTTTTGCAAACGATACCCTTGTAAATTCAACAATGATAGATTATTTGGCTTCTGGAAACGCAACAACAATTACTCTTACATGGAGCCCGGTTATTGAGGGATTATACAATGTTACGCTCTACATAACACCAGTGCCAGGAGAAACAAACGTAGACAACAACATGTTCTCAAAGAGCATCTACGTAGGAACGCCGGTCAAGGCTGTCGTATTACATTCTGCCGGTAATGTATATGGAGAAATCATCACCAATTGGCAAGTACTAAGCAGCGAATGGTACCTATTTGGCGACAAAATGGTTTACGTTGACTACACAACCCTAAACAAAGAAGGAATAACATACGAGGACATCGCAGCCACAGAAGCAGACGTTCTAATCATTTCATGCGCTTATAATCCATATTCTGGCTGGCAATTTACAGACGCTGAAATCGAGGCAATAACACTGTACATTCATGAGGGCCACGGGTTAATCATCACCGCTGGAACACTCTATTACGCAGTTCCAAATAACAACAAACTGGCAAGACTCATTGGAATAAACGAAACTACATCATGGACAGCAACTGGAACTGATTTGCTACATTTGTTAAACACCACTCATCCACTCTTCAAGAACGTTCCAAATCCCTTCGTCTTTGCATATGTTGGAACAGCTATTCCTTCCGATGGGCGATGGGACTCAAACGAATTAATAGAAGGTAAATATCTTGCTCTTGGGCATTATCAAGAAAGTGCCATAGTAACCTACAAAGGTTTAGTTTATATTTCTCCTTGGCTCGAAATCATACCCGCCTATTATCGTCATCACTTGCAACTACTTTACAACGCGATATTATGGTCACGTTACCCAAAACCAGAACACGAACTTACCGTTTCTCTCGAAACTCCAAAACATCTTAAACCAAACGAGCCAACGCTACTAAACGCAACGGTTTCCAACAAAGGACTGAACAACGAGACAAATGTCGAACTACAACTATTTATCGATGGCGCATCAGTTGACTCCATAACCATACCCGAATTACCTGTTGGCTCTTCCTACACTCTAAGCTATCTATGGACTCCAACCACACAAGGCATGTACAACATCACAGCCTACGCGCCACCCGTGCTTGGAGAAGAGCTTACAACAAACAACTTAGCCAAAAGATCAGTAATAGTATTATCCATTGCTGTGAAAAACGTTCTTGTCTACACAGACGACTATTACTTTACACCTTCTTTGCGATACGCGATTGTTGCTCTCGACAACCTGGGAATCAATTATACTCACTACGCTGATGATCCTTGGGGATTTGGCGTTGCATTAACGAGCCAACCTTGGGATCTCGTTATCGTTGACCACTGCAACTACTACGCATTAGGCTCTTATTGGACAGAAATTGAAGAATATGTACGCAATGGTGGGCTCTTAGTCTTAAGCACTTTCGACATCGACGGATCCAACTCTGAGCCAACGACTTTGTGGAATACCCTTGGGGTTCAATGGGTTTCAGACATGTGGTCACCAGAATCTGTATATCGGTGGGATCCTTCGCATTCAATTTTTACTTTTCCAAACACTGTAGGCGACCTCACCTCTTACATTGAAGGATATGCGGACGATGGAGATCACGTAATAGCGACCACGGGCACATCAATTGCTGGCTTCACAATGTCGCCTATAGGAAGTTATGCAGCTATTGTCGTAGGGAACACTTACCCAACAGTGCTTTTCACTTATATACTGGACGAGTTTCGTTACGACCAGGATGGTGACGGAAAACTTGACGCTATCGAATTGTGGGAAAACGCTATCGTTTACTTAGCAAAAGGCTACGAGCATGACCTCGCTGTATCCTTAGATGTTCCAAAGGTTCTTGAACTTGGCGACTCAACTCTGCTGAACGCAACTGTCCAAAATCGTGGCGCTAACAACGAAATCAATGTGGAATTGCAACTATTCGTAAACGGCACGCTTGTCGACTTTGTTTTGATTCCTGAGCTTGCGACTGGCACATCTTTTACGTTTAGTTATTCATGGATTCCAACAGCTGAAGGTGGGTACAACATCACCGTATATGCGCGTCCAGTGCCTGGCGAAGAATTCACAAAAAACAATGTAATAAGCAGAATTGTTGAGGTAAAGATTCTACCTGACATTCTAATCGTTGCTGATGATGACGCATCATACAAGATACGAGGTACAAGTCTGCCGGAATTTGAATACGCATTAACGATCAACGGCTACGAGTATTTCGTATGGCAAGAATCCAGCATGGGACGTCCACCACTGGAATTTTTGCTGAAGTTCAAACTTGTAATATGGACTTGTGGCGACTACTGGGGTTGGGCGGTTGACTCAGTGGATGCTGAAACGCTAGAGGCTTATCTTGCAATGGGTGGAAACATTTTGTTGGAGGGTGAAGACATAGGTTATGACCATTACATGGATAGGTTCATGGTTAATGTTGCTCATGCGATCTATCAAGTCGATAACACCGGAGCGTACGGATTAACTGTCACAGACCCGACTCATCCAGTTACACAAGGATTGCCAACGACCTTCACATGGCTTCAAGACCCTCCATACGATGATGGCGTATTCCCGACAAACGGGGGATTTGAAGTCATCAGATACGCAGATACTTTATGGACAGCTGTCACAGTATTCGATGGAACAGAAACAGGTTATGGCTCGGTTGTTTACTACGCTTTTCCAATTTATTGCCTTTGGCAGTCAGAAAGAGACATGTTGATAATTAACTCTGTAGGTTGGTTAACGCCTTCAGAACACGACTTAAAAGTTTCCTTAACAGCCCCCACATTTCTTGAACTTGGTAATTCAACACTACTTAATGCGACCGTTCAAAACAGAGGTCTAAACAACGAAATTAACATAGAATTCTCCATGCTAATCAATGGCACAGTAGTATACACTACCCTAATTGAGGAGTTGCCTGTAGGTAATTCTTATTCCATTAATTATCTGTGGGCTCCTTCAGAAACTGGAAATCATAACGTGACAGTTTATGCGTCACCTATACCAGGAGAAACGAATATAGCAAACAATGTTGTAACTCGATGGACTCATGTATTCTTCTATAGACGCTCTTATATTTCACATCAGTGGGTTGGCGGCGGCAGTTCTATGGGATGGCACGGAGACGATATGAGCTGGCAGTATACTTTACCTTTTAACTTTCCATACTACGAAATGAACTATAAAACAATCTATATTTCGAGCAACGGGCTGATAACATTCACTAGTCCTGATGCTAGTCCTAGTAACAGTGTAACTGATCTGAGCCGCAAATTGGCAATAGCAGTTGCATGGGACGACTGGATAACGAATGATCCTTATGACATTTGTGTATGGAAAAATTCCACGCATGTGGGTATCCGCTGGTTTGTGCGCGCCTATGGCTCAACCACAACTGCTAATTTTGAGGCAATACTGAGCAGAGAAGGCATAATACAGTGTAACTACGCATCATGCGATGGACTTGTCACGGCCACGATAGGCATT contains these protein-coding regions:
- a CDS encoding 60S ribosomal protein L22 gives rise to the protein MAEMKIDISELKREGADIIKELADYLKEKTTAEIAAGADSITVKGEKQSVSKKYLRVLLKKFLHKKELKEYYRVIGGEENSLVVKEKKVAEEE
- a CDS encoding ABC transporter ATP-binding protein is translated as MPDVRIVNVTKKFGKILAVNNVSLHIRDKEYFSLLGPSGCGKTTLLRLIAGLIQPDEGEIYIGDKLVNDVPPEDRDIGFVFQTFALFPHMNAWNNVTYGPRVKGFDMKKAETIGHEVLEMVRLHERLDAFPNELSGGMMQRIAVARALAAGAKLLLLDEPLGQLDAKVRNELRYEIRKMSKDLGLTAIHVTHDQSEAMAISDRIAVMKKGKVLQVGTPNELYMNPQSIFVAHFIGESNFLEGYISSANGKRATIELRGGIKVQAIDKNIKIGERVVLAIRPETIIVEKGTNKNAVSGTIERVTFEGTNVRYEIRLENQDLIVIVKPSLTEEWFNVNEKVNVQFPPEKTHVFQYPEAGLRGEIAVE
- a CDS encoding nitroreductase family protein; translated protein: MDVLEAIKGRRSIRAFESRNVPDELVEKLIDAARWAPSAGNIQPWEFVVVRKSEIKRMLAEAALNQSFIEEAPVVIVVCANENRSMQGYGVRGKTLYCIQDTAAAIQNIHLTAYSLGLGTCWVGAFKEEKAKEILKAPQGIRPVAIIPVGYPAETPPPRNRRPISQIVHYETF
- a CDS encoding ATP-dependent DNA ligase, producing the protein MRYAVIADAYEKIEATTKRLEMTDLLVDLLKNTPKGIIDKVVYLTQGKLYPDFVGLEIGVAEKLAVKALARASGRSESEIEEDLKISGDIGETAQKLIAKKKQVTFFQQPLTVQRVYETLDKMAKASGSGAVDTKMSLLAGLLADATPKEAKYIMRTVTGNLRLGIADMTVLDALAIAYGGGKETREHIERAYNISSDLGRVAQVAAEKGLEGIKKFQVIVFEPIRPMLAERLSSPEEILDKLGGKCIAEYKYDGERIQAHKKGDQVILYSRRLENISNQYPDAVELIKKHVKAKDAILEAECVAIDLETGEMRPFQELMHRRRKYEIEKAMEAYPVSLFMFDALYVDGKDLTLEPYPIRRKTLEETIQESERVQTAKSLITSNVKELEKFFLEAIENGCEGLMCKSIAADSVYQAGARGWLWIKYKRDYKSEMTDTVDLVIVGAFHGRGKRAGTYGALLLAAYNPESDTFETVTKCGTGFTDEDLEKLPKTMQKHIVQHKHSRVNSLLEADVWFEPVVVIEILGAEITLSPIHTCAMDSIRKGSGLAIRFPRFTGNYRLDKAAEDATTTEEIVEMYKSQLKTITE
- a CDS encoding DMT family transporter, with translation MSGRTRRLALIEGAIAGVLFGTAAIFIKFLPNLDTFSIVFWRLIIACLALSVMAVLLKKSFTFNLVKKNIKQLLILSVFLALHFIFFVSALKDTTILNATVLVNTTPIFSVFISAFVFKLKPSVLAMVGLALSFVGLCVIGYAETVTSQNQFVGVSPSLKGDLEAVLAALLIALYLNYGRKVRSQMSIFALMLPIYAFAAITIGVLNIFITNSTFTMPFNMEIILPLVGLGILPTAIAHTLYFSSLSNLKSFETATLALLEPVGATILGVALFQEIPAYQFVLGAVLVLLGIIFIVKEKV
- a CDS encoding DUF47 family protein, whose product is MSELIKWFEKRRETKALATIQRHLALTTGIVEDLEKAISAAVKGNKSEMKEYVERVTGSEREADALRRKVMDEISKGELSPVDRADLMDLVKRVDMVADWSRESTRVLGAIPMEKVPDSIKEEFVEMIKSVKECAVSLQKCVNKMMTKPEEALQAADAVEREEEKVDDIHEKARTLLGKEDLPNAGVAVLIGQLFEAIELIADACEDACDQVRVIMVRK
- a CDS encoding ABC transporter permease subunit, with amino-acid sequence MHKRKITEALDRISSKKSVKYTVYLTAVILFFALILLPPLLGIIVKWNAMQTVLDQPDLMSRSLNAVQNSFLVALLVSALDVVTGIPMAWLITRGKSKWLNVLDTLADIPFVVPTAALGYSLLLFWSEPNGISGLFGNPLASPGWLLVILLHFTFSYPVVVRVIVGALLDYKIEYEQASRTLGAPPFTASRTVTFAIIKPSLIAAFILAFARSLSETGATFMVAGAFENGPVFIQNVTNDFKAGTVGKSTYEGSLAFASFILIAIAVAIFAVIRILGPRLKIPAKKIWPSWERKLSYSKATTSRNSVTLLIFLAIVLIPSLFVALPALQAIFTDTLPKSLSGGGIWGDYWQSILISYFLGAVVTILNVVIGLPMAILIARRKFGKLLSGTLDVLVNIPLIVPSIALGVSLKFFWKDTFAFMPEMLLLIFAHLAITYPYFVRSMSAATERISADLEEAARTLGAKPLGVFRTIIFPLTKYSILSGAIMVFTRSVSETGATVAVVTTLKTAPVVLVDWVPRLGVQKVPATPLEIGLGCGYLILFSFIILLALRLIVRGKGRY